The genomic window CATACAGCAGTAAACAAGACAGATGCTCCAGAATctgctctcttctccccctctttttttttttttttttttttaattctttcagacattcatttttgagagggtggggaggggcagagagagaggaagacagaatccgaagcaggctccagactctgagctgtcagcacagagcctgacatggggcttgaactcatgaactgtgagatgatgatggccaaagtcggacgtttgaccaactgagccacccaggggcccttcacTTCTCCCCCTCTTTACTGCCCTTACCTGGGGCCAACCCAACAGGAaccttttctcttgtttctctaCTTCTGTCCTCCCAATCTATTCACCCTGCAGCCAGAGAGAGCCTGGGAACACCTGAGTCAGATCAGGGCCCTCCTGGATTAGAACCCTCCCCAGGCTGCACCTGTCCTGGTAAAAAGCAAAAGCCTGTGCATTTGTGGTTCCCACTGCCTGTCATGTTGTTCCCTCCTGTATGTACAGGGTTCAGGCCCTCAAATCCTTCCAATCTTTGCTCAGTATCACCTTCTTAGTGAGGTCTTCCCTGGCTACCctatttaaaaccaaaacaaccccCAGCCTTACCACTCCCAATCCTCTTTCTTGTTCCATTTTTCCCCTTAGTACTTTTCACATTCTAACATACTCAGTATGGCGCTTCTTTGTTTATGTATCTCTGGCAGCTACACAAGGGCAGTGATTATTTCTGTCTGACCGTTCTCATATCCCCAGTGTCAAGAACAAGGCCTGGTGCCACCAGTATCTGTGGCATAAATGCCAAATGAACTGATTATATTGAACTGCAGTGCCCAGACCCGTGCTAGGGATACCGCAGTGACTAAGGGTAAGGCCACTGGTTGTCCTCCTCAGTTCAGTGGGGCAAATGGACATGGATATCATTCCGATCATTCAGAGCATAACTTCATCAAAAATGATCAGTAGGGCTACCATTGTCTCTTAAAAGACCTGTCATTTGATGTTgcacagagaaggggggggggtgtcaccctggatctctctccctcactcccctctATATCCCGTGACTCTACTTCCAAACCTGGCCACTTCCCTCTACTCTGCTCCTCAGGCTCTGGCCCAAGTGAAACTACCAGCATCTCTCACTAGGGGGTCAACAGCAGCCAGAGGGAGTCTGTTAATACCCAACTTAGATCACATCCTTTCCCTGCTCAGAATCCTCCATGGCTCCCTAGTACTAAGATCATGACCAAATGCCTCCTCTGCCTACCTGGCCCAATGTAATCTGACTCCTGCCAGTCTCTTCCACCTTACCCCACCCTACTCTCACCCCCCGCATCCCTTGCCTTTTCTAGTCCATTGTCTGTACCATGTTCCCTCCCACCTCAGGTCCTGAGTACATGCTAGAGGGCTACTGTCTCCACCATCATTGTTCAAGTCTCCAGTTAGATAGCCCCTCTTCCCCGGAGGCCTTCTGTGACTTCCCAGCATCACAACCATCGCATGGCCTTCATTTCTGCTTACATTTCACTTTTGTTTGTGGGGTTATATAGCTATTTTCTCCCCTACACTGACTATATTATGAGGACCATGAAGGTGGGACCATGTATGGTTGGTTCACTGTGGAATCGCCAAGCCCACTCACAGGGCCTCATCCACAACAGGTATTcaatgttttttgtgtgtttgtttttttttttttttaacacttacttttgagagacagagggaacaagggaggggtagacagagagagagacacacagaatctgaagcaagctccaggctccaagctgtcagcacagagcctgatgcggggtttgaatccacaaaccatgggatcatgacttgagctgaactcggatgcttaactgaaccacccaggcgtcccggtaTTCAATGTTTTttagatgaaagaatgaatacattTCTGCAGAACAACTCATGAAGTACATACTAgttttacccccattttacagatgagaaaactgaggcttaggaagGAAGGGTGAATAAAAGGTGAAGTGAAGCTGAAAAGGAGCAAAGAATCAGACAAGGAGGCAGGGTCACGCACCAGGCACGAATGCCTGTCTGTTCACTGTGCCTGCCTGTCCCCGCTCACTTAAGCCCCGTGAGACATGGAAAGCATCTGTCCTGTGCACCACGGCATCATCCCAGGACCTGGGCATGGAGTAACAGTAACAACAATGATGACAATAGTAACCCAGGTCCTTCATCCCACCTCTGAAGTCTGAAAATTTTAGACGGCAGAAATGGAGAGTTCAACAGTTTGCATGCTTTAGCTGAGTCACACGATGTGAACAGCACTGCCAGGGGGCTGGGTCAGTACACCAGACTCAAACACATTAGCATTTCGCTGAACAACACGAAATTGCCAATATTCAACCACCTTTTACTTACAAAGACAGAGATCTTCATGTGGTTCAATGTAACACAACCATAGCAAAAATTGTACGACTAGTCACCCTAAATGAAATACACAGAGATCATAAACAGCCTTCATACTCTTCAGGTCAGATTTTGCATCAAATCAGGTATGGTGCCAAATTAGCAAAGAGCTAATTTCCAATTTTGGACATCTGTGTTCAGAACTGCAAACGGGATGCAGGGAGAGAGCCTGCCATACTAATGATAGGTACTGTTCACAGACCGGCGGTAAGCGCACCCTGCATTATTCACCGACTCATTTATTACCCCTGTTCTAAAGCTGCAGAAACAGAGGGGCCCAGAAAGGTCCCAGGTGACACAGCTGGTAAAtgtcagagctgggattcacaTCCAGACTGCCCTCAATCGTGGCCTCAGAACTTACCGTGTGCCTTGGGGTCAGAGCCCTTGCTGGAGTCAGGGGTGAAGGTcatggagaaggcagagaggccaTCAGAGCTGACGGGGCATGACGAGCCGCTGGCATCGCTAGGGctgagtgaggaggaggagactgaggccttGCTGTAGGGAGAAAGCAGAAGTGAGGCAACAGAGGTCTCAGAGGCAGTGGGCTGGGCCCGGAGCTGTAGGAGTGGGGACGATGAGGGCAGGGAAGGCACCTGCGTTTCAGCAGCCTGGCAGCTCTGCTCTGCAGGCTCAGCGTCTCCAGGTCCAGCAGGGGTGAGTTCCACGTGCTGAGGCTCTGTGAGGTGACAGGGGTCAGAGGCCAGCCCCCACCTCAAAGGGTGCTGGGAAAGGGGCTGTGGACAGAGGGCCCGAAGTCCAGTCTGCACTCTACCTGGTACCCTCACATGCTGGCTTAGAAtctgctcctcctcctcaggGAAGGGGGACCCAGTGTTCCTCTGTggatccaccccccccccccccatagtcATTGTTCTGGGAGAAGGGTTGACCTCACCTTCCTGACCAAGACTGGCTAATCGCAACAATCTGTTCTCTGGTTCCACAGTGATTGGCTCAAAGATGAACGAATGAGAGTAAGCCCTGGTGCTCTGGAAGGAACTATTGGAAAATCCTCCTCTTTCCACTAAGCTAACTATGTAAGTTAGAAACCTAGAGCGAACTAAGGCTATCTTCATGACTTCATGGGGAAAGCCTGCCTGAGATTGAACCCAACAAAGAGGAACAGAGATTTAAGAGAGTTGAGTTCCTCTTAATACTGTCCAAacacctggatccagccatgcctgagaGCATATACATTTGGATTTCTTGATCGTATTAGCCAACGAatccttcttttttgtttaagctTCCTTGAAGTGGGATGGACTCTAAGTCTATCCCAGGGCTGGAGCTGTCAGTTCAGGtacagagggaaggaagtggaTGAGGATGTCACCTGCTTCATTTCCTGAAGGGGGGCCACAGCCTTAGCCTGAGATGTGCTCGTCACCTTGGCAAGAGTTGAGACTGCTATGTCGGGTCTTCCTTCTGGTTCACTGGCTCCTGCTGAGAAGCCCCAGTTGACTTTGGTGGGGTATGAGGAATGTCTGCTGGGGACATTGATCAGGAAAGGTTTTCAGCTGGGAGTGGATGGGACTGAAGCAGGTACCTGCTGCAAGTCGACTGCTGGTGTCTGGAGATTCAGGCCGCAGCCACCAAAAGTCAGCTGGGCCTGCAGGCTGGCGTTCCTCTCTGCTTGTAGGCTGAGCCTGGCGGAACCGGTTTATGTACCTATGAGCATCAGAGAATGGGAGGTGGGTGAATGAATGGAGCcacataataatgacaataacagTCACAATAGTGACGTTTATCAAGTACCATGGAAGTACCTACTACTTGTCCCTCAACATCTGTTCTCCTTTCTGATATAATAATGCAATATTATATAGGACTATATAAGACTGGACAGGTCTTCTACAGATATATTTATCAGGGATCCTTACAGTTTTATGGTCATGTAACTAGATTCTTGACCAACAGGGTATGAGGAGATGTGATTCTGGAAAGTGGATGTGGCTGGGAGCCATTTTGGTCCATAAAGGAAAGAGCAACAGCCTAGTGATGGGAGGCAACAAGATAGAAGGAAACTGTGTTGTGTCCCTGACATCTCAACTAGGGGCTGCCATATCAGCCCTGGTTGCTTCTACCTGGACTGTTAGGTGAGGGAGAAGTAAATGTTCTCTTGATTAAGCCCCAATTAATTTGGTACTCTTTATTAAAGCAGCTGAACTTGCAGCATACAAATCCAAGTACTATGTTATAGTACTTGTTATAGATGCTTTATAGACAGTAACTCGTTGAAAGCTTAAAACAGCCCTAGGGGGATATATGCTATTAATATCCCAATTTACAGATTGAGGCCCAGATTGGAGggtaagtgacagagctaggatttgaacccaggcagcctagCTCCAGAGCACTTAATAACACACATGAAGTGTGGTTCTAAAAGTGCTGCATTAACAACTCTGGCTATGATGATTATTATGGGATGCCTGCCCCCTCCTGACCCAAACCCTTCTTTCCCTCCAGGGCTCCTGGTACTTACTTGGCCACCACGGACTCCCGGCTGTCAaccagggtgggtggtggggaggctCCCTTCTGTTCTTCAGTGGTGCTAGGTGGGGAAGGGGTCTCTGAGCTGGATGGCCAGGACTCTTCAAACAGCTCAGAGGAGTTGGGACCTGTGGCCAGAGCCTTAGGAACTTTGGGGAGCTTGGACTTCTGGGACCTGGACGGGCTCAGGGTCTAAGATACGGAGATGGGGAGAAGAAAGTGAGGGCTGAAGGGTCATCCCTGTAGGGGAACGAAGACACATACGAAGCGTGTCTCAGTCCAGAGGGGAGGAAACACATCCTACAATGGCAACAACTCAGTGATTGGGGCTATGACAGGGGATCCAGGTGACAGAGGACTGAGTAAGGGCAGAGCTGtaaggagggcaggagggactgTCTCTTAATTTCCTACCCCTATCTCTCATCACATGTCCTCCTTCCCTCTAGTCACTCCCTCACCACTGGGCTCACATACAGCACTCTCTATGGGGTGTCCTCACCTTGGGGTGCCAGGTCTGGCTTCGGGATGGCCAGTAGTGGCTTTGATCCAGGGGAGTATCCTCAAAGGGGCTGTCTCCGACTGAGAAAACTGGCAGACTGCAAGGGGAGAGTAAGGCTGGCAAGCGGAGCATGGTCAGTGCAGCCCTGTTAGGGGGTTGCAGGGTGGAGTCGGGTTGCAAGGTTGGAAGAGGAGGGCAGAACCAGATTACAATTCCCATAGATTCCTGGAAGAGATGAACTATAATTCCCATGAAGTGCCACTGCACATTCAAGATAATGATACTAGAGGCTCGATTCCCACCAGCCCTTGAAGCAGTCTCAGAAAACCAAGGAACTGCTAACTGGTGGCTCTTAACCCTAATCCAATCTaggagactttaaaaaatacaaatgtgaggTCCTCACCCCAGGCCAAAAGAATCATAATATCTGGAAGGAGGCTGGGCATCTGTATCTCTTTTGCATCATccgtgacttcggctcaggtcatgatctcacagtttgtgaattcgagccccaagacggtctctgtgctgacagctcagagcctggagcctgcttccgattctttgtcgcccccgccctcccctgctcatgctgtctttctctctcaaaaataataaataaaacattataaaagaaaagaaaataagagaaaagaaaagaaacaagcctAAAACTTATCACTGTACATTTCCCATAAGTCCTTGGGACACTGAGGAGAAAACAGTAAATGGACTACAGTCCCCGTAACTGGGCTCCGCCTTAAGCAAGAAAGGTCAAAACCAACACCCATAGGAGTCtgggggaaattttaaaattaaaacatttaatttcccAGAGGACACTGGGCATctttagaggaaaatgaaaagtccTGGGGCCACTTAGAAAGCGGAACATAAAACGCTACGGGACCCCCGAGATGATGAAGTCCAAGGCTGGAGCAGCCAAAGGATGTGGGGCATCTTGGGAGTTGTAGTTCCAATGCGGTTGAGAAAGAGACTCCGGACCCTAGCAAATCTGACCCAAGGCTGTGTTAATCTCACTCTAGGTCCTCCCCAGGCCTCCTGTGGTCCCCGGGAAGGATCGCTCACCTGCGGTCCATCCCGCAGCTACCTGGGCGCTTCCGCCTGCTAAGCTCCTTCACTGGGCTGACCCCGCGCACAGCTTGGTCGCTTAGCAATGCCTTGCCAGGCCCGCCCCTTTCTGGGAGTGCCGACGCTAAAGAGAGCGGCCTCCAAAGCGACCAATGAtggaggggaaaataaaagtaattggaAACGGGCCAAAGGGAGATGTCTCACAACTGGCTGTATTGTCGGCCTGACTTGAGAGAGCATGTTTGATTGGAGAATCGTAGCGCGCGGCAGTAATTGGCAAGGCTGCGGACCAATGGAAAGGATCTGAGGGTGAGCTCGCGGTTAGGAAGAGTTCCAAAGTACACTAGCTGTCCAGCCGGGTGTTCTAGCCACGCCCCCTTTTGCTGCAGAAATGGACTCCAATATAACTACCGCTTTTCGCGTTGCAGAGCAATTAGAGAATCCGTCCCCTCTCTAACCAACGCCCCTTCATCCGTCGGACCAGCCAACCGGTCCCGCGGGGTCATTAACCACTTCTGTCTTGCTGCAGGAGCAGCTGGTTGCACTAAGTGCCAGGCCTGGGCTCCTAGCCGAAATGGTGGGATCAAAATGAGCTATTTCGGGCCCGGCGCGCGGCCCCTGGGGGGCCAGCCTGGACTGTTCGTGCCTGCGCCCTCTGGCTGCTGCTCACCTGGCAGACCCCACTACCCTGGGCACCCGAGGCTGAGTCAGAGGCCCAGAATTAGGCCTGGCTTGCCGGGGGGCTGGGCCCAAGGCCCTGTTGAGATGGGAGTAGGGTCTGTTTTGTGTCCTCCTGACAGCCTGGCTGGCTATCACATTCCCTGTACCCAAGAATCTGCTCCTAAGACCGCCATCTACGTCATCCCGGGAGCTGCCTGCGGGGCGGGAATGGATTAAAGGGACTGCGAACCGCGCGGTGGCCCTGGGTCCCAAATACCGTGCTATTCTACCTACTCGGCAAGGCTGcgcctcctctttcccctttggGAAATTGGGGGATCACCTCTGGCATCCAGCAGGCGCTTAATAAATGGCTAAGTCATTGTTGGGCTTTCTAAATAAGGCTCTATTAATGGCCGGCGCTGGCCGCGGTCCCAGTGTCCCCGGGCGGCCCGCCGAGGGGCGGACACAAGGCGTACTATAAGAGCGGCTGCCGCGCACGCAGGGGCACTGCGGAGCCtaggggcggcggcggcggcgaagcAGGATGGAGATCCCCGTGCCTGTGCAGCCGTCTTGGCTGCGCCGCGCCTCGGCCCCTTTGCCCGGGCGCCTCTTCGACCAGCGCTTCGGCGAGGGGCTGCTGGAGGCCGAGCTGGCTGCGCTCTGCCCCGCCACGCTGGCCCCCTACTACCTGCGCGCACCCAGCGTGGCGCTGCCTGCCGCCCAGGtgccaggcctgggggagggcgGTAACCTGGCCACTTCCAAGGCTTGGGGCCCCGGTCATcctgaggggggggggtgtgaggAATGCCCCCTGACTTTGAGCGGGGTGGAAAGTCCGGCCACTCAGAGGGGCTTCTAGAGTTGCCGTAGTATGGAATCTTAGCAGTCGGATTACTGAAGGGGGTGGGAGGTCCCTGACCCTCAGAGGAGGGGCTCAGCTCTGAGGGGCTGGAATGGCTGAGTCACTGATAGGGTGCGGCGGTCACTCCGAGGGGGAGCGTTGGTGACTGAAGGAGACCGGTGATCCGGGGAAAAGGGGGCGCTCAGTCATTCTGAAGGGGGCGTGTGGGTTCCCAGGGACTCCTGAGGGGAAGGAATGTTTTGTCATTTTCGGGGAAGAGTTTGGAGACTGTATGTGGTGTCCCTCTGTCTCGAGACAGAGGAAGGGTCCTGTGACTTGAGAAAGGGGGGCCTGGCCACTCGGGGAAGTGGAGGATGAATACTGGTAACTGTTGAGGGCGTAAGCGGCCCCGTGACTCCAGTGGGAGGGTAAAGAGAAGACTCTGGAGGCTGGGGGAAGAGGCATCTTGGCAAtttctggtggtggtggtggggagggggtacaATAAGGGCACCAGGAGTTCTgagaggaagggggctggggacTCAGTGTCCAAAGGATACGCTGGCTATGGGTCCTTgacactgggggagggggcagggttaCCCTGTGAGAGCCGAGGTCCCTGGCTTTGCCCAAGAGGGCCTCATCAGTCTGTGTGAGAGGAAAATCTGTGATTACAGGGGGAGGGGTGATCCCAGCTATTCCGGGTGAAGACATCCTTTGGGGCTAGGAGTGGGAAGGGAGACTGCCCAGTTCCGGAGGCCTGGGGCAAGGGCAGCCCCGGaacgggcggggggaggggcctTGCTGGGTCCTGGGaacctccccccccgccccgccccccccgcccccccccccccccgccatgacGATCGACTGTGCTTAGGTCCCGACGGAACCTGGGCATTTCTCGGTGCTGCTGGACGTGAAGCACTTTTCCCCAGAGGAAATCGCCGTCAAGGTGGTTGGCGACCACGTGGAGGTGCATGCGCGCCATGAAGAGCGCCCGGTGAGCCCGCTGGCGGGGGTGGGACCAGAATGCGTAGGCGGGACCCACCGGCCGGAGCGACAGGGCGTCTATAGGGAAAGGGCGGAGCCAGTCAAATCTCGTTCTCTTTCCAGGATGAGCATGGATACATCGCACGCGAGTTCCACCGCCGCTACCGCTTGCCGCCTGGTGTGGACCCTGCCGCCGTGACGTCTGCGCTGTCTCCTGAGGGCGTCCTGTCCATCCAGGCCGCTCCCGCGACAGCCCAGGCGACGGCCCAGGCTCCACCGCCGCCGCAGGCTGCTGCCAAGTAGGCGGTCATGCCTGAACCCTGGGAGCCGCCTCTGGCCCCCTCTTTTAAAGCCGACCTGACTCCGCCCAGCCAGATGTCCTGAGCGCGCCAAAACCACCCACCCAATCTGGGATCCTACCCTGACCCTTCCCAACTAGGCTCTGCCCTGGTAACCTAGACCTTTCCACTGACGCTCCCACTCTCATACCCCCTCCAGCTTTCAACCCCCTGACACCTCCCTAGCTTCCAGGCCCTACAAGCACAACCCTTCAGCCTACAGTCTCCCAGCCCCACTGACCCCACTTTCTTGGCAATATAAACCCACTCAAAattccctcctctgcttccttctgaCTCATCTGTTAAAACATCTCCAAATCCCATTTTGATCCTTTCCCCACTCTGACACTATGTTATGGTCTGGCCAGCCCTGCTCCCACCCTAGATCAGTCAAGCATaatccctctccacccctcaaaTATCCCAGACTGCCCAGACCTCCCACCCCAGACCATCTAGGCCTGGTCCTCAAGACTCTGGATCCTTCCCCCTCGTTCCAACTGGACACTACTCCCCCTACCCATCTCGTGACTTGAAaccccagccagccacccccagaCTCTTGAGCCCCTTTTCTGACCCCCACTCCTGGACACCTATTTCAGGCCAAGCAGGACCCTCAGCCTCAGACTGTACAGACACCCACCCCATCTCCCCAGATTCTGCACAGATATCCTAAGCCCCATCCCCAACTCTACCCAGAACCCCCCAGTCATTCTGTCTTAACCCCTAAGTCTCCAACCACATATCCCAGGCAATCCACCTTCCACACACCTCCCCTTATTCTCCAAGACCCAACCAAGCAGCCACTTTTTCTTCGGTTCCCCACAATCCTTCTCCCTCCTTGAATTCCCTGCCACCCCTATCCCCTCATACTACCTAGGCCCACTCCCCGAATAAATGTGATAGAGCTGGTACCAACTGTTTTATGTCTGGGCTGGGAAGAATAGGCTGGAGTAAGCAGAGGCCAGTGTGAAGGTGTGAAGGAGGGGAATGTTTATTGGGGGGATGTGGGGAGCAGGGGAACATCACTGGCGCTCATACATCTCCCGTAGGATCTTCATGCTTTCTGAGTACCGAAGCTGGTTCCGATGAGATGCCTCCTTCCACctgtggtgggggtggagaagcagagggaggactCAGCAGTTGGGGCAGAGGCCATAGGGGTGCGAACAGGATGGGGATGCTCACCTCTGGCGGATGCGTTTCCAGCGCTGCATGTTGCGGTAGATGAGTGTGGATGGTGAGGGCTCAGGCTCGGAGGGCTGAGTGGACAGAGAAGCCAGGCTGGGTGGCCATGCCCGAGCCTCGTAACATATGCCCCATAGCCCTGGGTCAGTTTGCATACCCACCTCATCATCGGGGGTACCCTGGGTCTCAGGCTGCAGCGGGGATGGAATTCGGGACCTGCAAGCATCACCAGATGGCCCAGCGGCTGTGGGTGGAGGCAGCTTGTACACATCGCGACTCTTGCTGCTGGTGACCTCTGAACTCTGGGGACACAAGGGCCCCACCCCGGGCCCAAGAGAGTTAAAGAAGGCCAGCACTATATACTTCACCCCTCCTGCCTCATCCAGTGACAATAGACATGGGGGTCTCACAGGGGCTTGTCTTAAGAGCCATGCCAAAGGAGTGTCTCCTGTCCAGTCCAGGGAcccccctccacctctgcccaGCCCAGGGACCCCCAGTTACTCCTGCTCAGCCCAACGACCCCCATCTTCTCCCCTAGGCCAGGTGGCTACACCTTTTTGCACTAAGGACCCCTGTTGAGCCCCCCAGCTTTTGGTCACATCTATCTGCCCAAGGGAGCcctgttccctctccctcctAGGCCAGGTAGCTGTGTCCGTCTGGTTTAGGGAGT from Panthera tigris isolate Pti1 chromosome E2, P.tigris_Pti1_mat1.1, whole genome shotgun sequence includes these protein-coding regions:
- the HSPB6 gene encoding heat shock protein beta-6, which produces MEIPVPVQPSWLRRASAPLPGRLFDQRFGEGLLEAELAALCPATLAPYYLRAPSVALPAAQVPTEPGHFSVLLDVKHFSPEEIAVKVVGDHVEVHARHEERPDEHGYIAREFHRRYRLPPGVDPAAVTSALSPEGVLSIQAAPATAQATAQAPPPPQAAAK